TCGGGACACTTTGATTTTGACTTTTTCGGCAATTTCAAGACCGATACTGGTATCATCAATGGAAGTGATGGTACCGAAAATTCCGCCGGAAGTGATAATCCGGTTTCCTTTTTTCAGATTTGAAATCATTTCCCGGTGCTCTTTGGCTTTTTTCTGCTGGGGACGAATCAGAAGAAAATAAAAAATGGCAAAAAGAATAATAATGGGCAGAAATCCGGCCAAACCGCCGGCTGCCTGTCCTTCAGTGGCTCCCATTGCAAATGCTGTACTAATCAAGGTCGTTCCTCCTTACATTTAAATAAACGTATCAAGTTAAAAAAAAATCAGGCTTCCGGAGCTGGAATCCAGAGCGTTTTTCCATCGAATCGAATCTGATCGATCTGATTCACATCAATTTCCGAGAGCAGTTCAAACACCTCATCCATATTGTAGATGACCAGTTTGCTCTTGGGTTTTATCAGATCAATATCCGTCACAATTTCTTCTTCCAGAACATTGTAGATAATGACCAGAATTTCAGAAAATTTC
Above is a window of Desulfotignum balticum DSM 7044 DNA encoding:
- the yajC gene encoding preprotein translocase subunit YajC translates to MISTAFAMGATEGQAAGGLAGFLPIIILFAIFYFLLIRPQQKKAKEHREMISNLKKGNRIITSGGIFGTITSIDDTSIGLEIAEKVKIKVSRGNVAALVSESETAVKSEKK